The following are encoded in a window of Psychrobacter sp. P11F6 genomic DNA:
- a CDS encoding formate dehydrogenase accessory sulfurtransferase FdhD gives MIAQSDTETDEKYSDNFSVNTLTDKTSETIESSATPLARNHWAQKHHYPTDKYNPNSIIETRVAKTNIAQTHMQQISIDCQSASLAVEAAVAIVINGIHYAVLMASPHQLEYLAVGFLFSEGLIQHSHELLDWEVTQLNDIADYQNLTQDSFIKERFIRDATDESFESAAFEQSLSSLQDYDIYVVELVLNQRCHQRIQEQRRQLAGRTGCGMCGITGLTQALPDLSIYRQHRQKADTPSLDCLLAIRQQVDAMQHTHQLTGAVHAAATMYNQRLYLFEDVGRHNALDKLIGWQLRNKVEISCVLMTSRLSIELVQKSIRGRIPWLVGMSAPTSTAVRVAERYGLGLAGFLRDNRVTYYSNYSDL, from the coding sequence ATGATTGCCCAAAGTGATACTGAAACTGACGAAAAATATAGCGATAATTTTTCGGTAAACACCCTAACAGATAAGACGTCAGAAACTATAGAGTCATCTGCAACGCCGCTTGCACGTAATCATTGGGCGCAAAAGCATCATTATCCGACAGATAAGTATAACCCTAACAGCATTATTGAGACCCGTGTTGCTAAGACTAATATTGCACAGACCCATATGCAGCAAATCAGTATCGACTGCCAATCAGCCAGCTTAGCAGTGGAAGCTGCGGTTGCTATCGTTATCAATGGTATTCACTATGCGGTATTGATGGCAAGCCCTCATCAGCTAGAGTATTTAGCCGTCGGATTTTTGTTTAGCGAAGGCTTAATTCAGCATAGTCATGAGCTGCTTGATTGGGAAGTTACCCAACTGAATGATATTGCAGATTATCAAAATCTCACGCAAGATTCATTTATAAAGGAACGATTTATAAGAGATGCTACGGATGAAAGTTTTGAATCTGCAGCATTTGAACAAAGCTTATCGTCACTGCAAGATTATGACATTTATGTGGTGGAGCTAGTACTAAACCAGCGTTGTCATCAGCGTATCCAAGAGCAAAGACGCCAGCTAGCAGGGCGTACAGGTTGTGGTATGTGCGGCATCACAGGGCTAACACAAGCACTGCCTGACTTGAGTATCTATCGTCAACACAGACAAAAGGCAGATACACCAAGTCTTGATTGTCTATTAGCAATACGCCAGCAAGTCGATGCCATGCAGCATACGCACCAACTGACCGGTGCCGTACACGCCGCTGCGACGATGTATAATCAGCGGCTATACCTATTCGAAGATGTAGGGCGCCATAATGCGCTTGATAAGCTGATCGGTTGGCAACTGCGTAATAAAGTAGAGATTAGCTGCGTACTTATGACCTCACGCCTATCGATTGAGCTGGTACAAAAATCCATTCGTGGGCGTATCCCTTGGCTAGTCGGTATGTCTGCACCTACCAGTACCGCAGTGCGTGTCGCTGAGCGTTATGGCTTAGGATTAGCGGGTTTTTTGCGTGATAACAGAGTCACTTACTATTCGAATTATTCAGACCTATAA
- a CDS encoding PhnD/SsuA/transferrin family substrate-binding protein: MHKKSKIWTILKTCFITVVASVAWLPLSKATAQTYYLGVLAPQGETAAQNRWQPWLDELNDQLSDDTVILVPLALENWQQQIEAQQFALVLGPQVQFIKMNTIRWRWLATLQTETAQLNNNAQNARDRSSRDKIFSNQGFDAEGVNGQQSQNQLSTTVTLANEFNKLNEYTPLKQPSAMEEVASALWVATDSDIYRLQDLEQRHIAAVDTDAFGGYLLGAHLLQQNGITPNHYQTQFVGYPIERTLHALASGKVDAAITPLCLMEEMARRGQINDKQYRLIHPVATVSSCHSSTKIYPNWTLAATEQAPDALVRQINQNLFGKSQAEQRWLPAESSSDAERILYEMNRHPAQKQLSAHMIDWIKAHRLWMAVIILVILISTVNYAWMSWLAWRRQKKIVRQNRLIRDYDQQLHQSERFAVIGEMSGAIAHEINQPLATIQNYAQGLLIRSQHASLSKNAIDIAPLDNAATENALQQIVNETERVAAVVTNIRRWAGRSQANETRVDIAATYQQCILLLGEQAVGVNFWLASNYQHLTLPNLLLDQLLINSMTNAAQQGATNIMLRCQAKEHDGKQWLVLHLSDDAGGFDQAQLQGEYLPENLPSQYATQSTKADGLGLGLMICQRLCKSLGGMMQLKNIDAECEIEQVYQVMSSEQRRFKRSLNGKIQLLQINANYQLSNTVGAQISFYLPLSLANNDEKL; this comes from the coding sequence ATGCATAAAAAGTCTAAAATTTGGACTATCTTAAAGACCTGTTTTATTACCGTTGTGGCATCGGTTGCTTGGTTGCCGCTATCTAAGGCCACCGCCCAGACCTACTATTTGGGTGTGCTGGCACCGCAAGGCGAAACAGCCGCCCAAAATCGCTGGCAGCCGTGGCTTGACGAGCTTAATGATCAGCTATCAGATGACACCGTGATATTGGTACCTTTGGCGCTGGAGAATTGGCAACAGCAAATAGAGGCACAGCAGTTTGCGCTAGTGCTTGGCCCGCAAGTACAGTTTATAAAAATGAATACCATCAGGTGGCGCTGGCTGGCTACCTTACAAACAGAGACGGCTCAATTAAATAATAATGCGCAAAACGCTCGTGATAGAAGTTCTCGTGATAAAATTTTTAGTAATCAAGGATTTGATGCTGAGGGTGTTAATGGGCAACAATCGCAAAATCAGCTATCGACGACAGTCACCCTCGCCAATGAATTTAATAAACTAAATGAATATACGCCATTAAAACAGCCGAGTGCGATGGAAGAGGTCGCCAGTGCTTTATGGGTCGCTACCGACAGTGATATTTATCGTTTGCAGGATTTGGAGCAACGGCATATTGCTGCCGTCGACACTGACGCATTTGGCGGTTATTTATTGGGCGCACATTTATTACAGCAAAATGGTATCACGCCAAATCACTATCAAACACAGTTTGTCGGTTATCCGATAGAGCGCACTTTGCATGCCTTGGCTAGCGGCAAGGTAGACGCTGCCATTACACCGCTTTGTTTGATGGAGGAGATGGCAAGGCGCGGTCAAATCAATGACAAGCAATACCGTCTCATTCATCCAGTTGCCACTGTATCCAGCTGCCACTCTTCGACGAAAATATACCCAAATTGGACACTGGCAGCGACCGAGCAAGCGCCAGATGCTTTGGTGCGCCAGATCAATCAAAATCTATTTGGCAAGAGTCAAGCAGAGCAGCGTTGGCTGCCAGCAGAATCGAGTAGTGATGCTGAGCGCATCCTTTATGAGATGAATCGCCATCCCGCCCAAAAGCAGCTGAGTGCGCATATGATCGACTGGATAAAGGCGCATCGATTATGGATGGCTGTGATTATTTTGGTTATCCTGATATCGACAGTAAATTATGCTTGGATGAGCTGGCTAGCATGGCGGCGACAAAAAAAGATAGTGCGGCAAAATAGACTAATCCGTGATTATGATCAGCAGTTACACCAATCAGAGCGCTTTGCGGTTATCGGTGAGATGAGCGGTGCTATCGCTCATGAAATCAATCAGCCGCTGGCAACCATTCAAAATTATGCGCAAGGGTTATTGATACGCAGTCAACACGCAAGTTTGTCTAAAAATGCTATCGACATAGCGCCACTTGATAATGCGGCAACAGAGAATGCTCTACAGCAGATTGTCAATGAAACAGAACGTGTCGCTGCTGTGGTGACTAATATCCGCCGCTGGGCTGGACGGTCGCAAGCGAATGAAACTCGTGTCGATATTGCAGCCACCTATCAACAGTGCATCTTATTATTGGGTGAGCAAGCAGTAGGTGTCAATTTTTGGCTGGCAAGTAATTATCAGCATTTAACCTTGCCAAATTTACTATTAGATCAGTTACTGATAAATAGCATGACCAATGCTGCGCAGCAAGGGGCGACCAATATCATGCTCCGCTGTCAGGCAAAAGAACACGATGGCAAGCAATGGTTGGTATTGCATCTAAGCGATGATGCTGGCGGCTTTGATCAAGCCCAGTTGCAGGGGGAGTATTTACCAGAGAACCTACCCAGTCAGTATGCTACTCAATCAACGAAAGCAGACGGTCTAGGCTTAGGACTGATGATATGTCAGCGCTTATGCAAGTCGCTGGGTGGTATGATGCAGCTAAAAAATATTGATGCCGAATGTGAAATTGAGCAAGTTTACCAAGTAATGAGCAGTGAGCAGCGCCGCTTTAAGCGTAGCTTAAATGGTAAAATCCAGCTACTACAAATCAATGCTAACTATCAGCTGTCAAACACGGTGGGCGCACAAATATCTTTTTATCTGCCATTATCTTTAGCGAATAATGACGAAAAACTCTAA
- a CDS encoding ABC transporter ATP-binding protein: MMQATDLRLTFNPGTPIENPALRGINLNIADGEFVTVIGTNGAGKSTFLNAVSGTTRVDSGSILLNGIDVTKKTAHQRAHWVARVFQDPMAGTCEALTIEENMALAYKRGGKRGLSFALNQNNRDLFREKLSVLKLGLENRLTDRMGLLSGGQRQAVSLLMASLQPSKILLLDEHTAALDPKTAAFVLELTDKIVTDNQLTTMMVTHSMQQALAHGTRTVMLHQGQVVLDVAGDKRQGMTVHDLLDMFEQTRGEKVEDDSLILS, encoded by the coding sequence ATGATGCAAGCTACAGATTTGCGGTTGACCTTTAATCCTGGAACGCCCATTGAAAACCCTGCCCTACGCGGTATCAATCTCAACATCGCTGATGGTGAATTTGTCACCGTAATCGGTACCAATGGCGCGGGTAAATCAACCTTTTTAAATGCGGTCAGTGGTACCACGCGCGTCGATAGCGGCTCAATCTTATTAAATGGTATCGATGTCACCAAAAAGACCGCGCACCAACGCGCCCATTGGGTGGCACGTGTGTTTCAAGACCCGATGGCGGGGACTTGTGAAGCATTGACCATTGAAGAAAACATGGCGCTGGCTTATAAGCGCGGCGGCAAACGTGGTTTGAGCTTTGCACTTAACCAAAATAACCGTGATTTATTTCGCGAAAAATTATCAGTATTAAAATTGGGGCTAGAAAATCGTTTGACTGACCGTATGGGTCTGTTATCCGGTGGTCAACGTCAAGCTGTTAGCCTATTGATGGCTTCACTGCAACCTTCCAAAATTTTATTGCTTGATGAGCACACTGCTGCCCTCGACCCTAAGACTGCTGCTTTCGTTTTAGAATTGACCGATAAGATTGTGACGGACAATCAGCTTACAACGATGATGGTCACGCATTCAATGCAGCAGGCATTGGCGCATGGCACCAGAACGGTGATGTTACATCAAGGACAAGTGGTATTAGATGTGGCTGGCGATAAACGTCAAGGCATGACTGTACATGACTTACTTGATATGTTTGAGCAAACGCGCGGCGAAAAAGTCGAAGATGATAGCTTGATATTGAGTTAA
- a CDS encoding response regulator transcription factor, translating to MTSNQLSNEPTCWQDESSHLSDDLSGITPESLIIHIIDDEEGVRMSCDFLISSLGLPTQVWASALTFLQQVNIYRPAVIVSDLMMPEMSGQALQVHLSQQDSPMALIALTGNGEIADAVNMLKQGAADYLEKPINSRRLQEALACAQDLTLKRATLYDIKKLYAQLTDKEKQVANELLEGNLNKNIADHLDVSVRTVEVHRSQVMKKMQSQHVSELIQKLVLLDA from the coding sequence ATGACGTCTAATCAACTCTCAAATGAGCCTACGTGCTGGCAAGATGAAAGCAGTCATCTGTCTGACGATTTATCAGGCATTACGCCAGAATCGCTTATCATTCATATCATTGATGATGAAGAAGGTGTGCGCATGTCCTGTGATTTTTTGATTAGTAGCTTAGGGCTACCGACCCAAGTGTGGGCAAGTGCGTTGACTTTTTTGCAACAAGTCAATATCTATCGTCCAGCAGTGATTGTGAGTGATTTGATGATGCCAGAGATGAGTGGTCAAGCGCTACAAGTGCACCTTAGTCAACAGGATAGCCCTATGGCATTGATAGCGCTAACTGGAAATGGCGAGATTGCTGATGCTGTCAATATGCTGAAGCAAGGTGCGGCTGACTATCTGGAAAAGCCGATTAATAGCCGCCGGCTACAAGAAGCGCTTGCATGTGCGCAAGACCTCACTCTAAAACGCGCCACGCTTTATGATATTAAAAAGCTCTATGCGCAGCTGACCGATAAAGAAAAGCAGGTTGCCAATGAATTGTTAGAAGGTAATTTGAATAAAAATATCGCCGATCATTTAGACGTTTCTGTCCGTACGGTAGAGGTGCATCGTTCACAAGTGATGAAAAAAATGCAGTCACAACATGTCAGTGAGTTGATTCAAAAGTTAGTATTGCTTGATGCTTAA
- a CDS encoding FdhF/YdeP family oxidoreductase, whose translation MRKIPVYSHPAAGWPALISSTRKLMDYQTFLRGSISVLKSNQPHGGFDCPGCAWPDHKSHKAIDVCENGIKVIASETMTKKADAQFFARHSVTELQGWSGYELEHSGRLSEPVYYDAAQDRYLPISWEAAYTCIAEQLGQLDSPDEALFYTSGRVTNEPAFMYQLFVRCFGTNNLPDCSNMCHEPTSVMLGRQLGIGKATVKLEDFEQAKLILMFGQNPATNHPRMLEMLAHAHEQGCRILSINPMREQGLRKFRNPQKPTHMAAGQSDEMVDEVIQIQIGGDAALLTGIAKWLTKNNKINHSFIDEHTSGYEALDAWLRQQSWPDVERGSGISKEEIINIAKLVVASPATICTWGMGITQHVQGDDNVAMITNLLLLMGMIGIDGAGASPVRGHSNVQGDRTMGIHERPAQKLLDSLERVFERPMPQENGFDVVSGAKALIAGKLKVFMSMGGNYAVAAPDNSAIQQALTTSQLNIFVGTKLNETMLYPGANNLILPCLGRTERIITAKGEQFATIEDSMCQIVPTRGNLKPVSGTLKSEAQIVADIATYVLGADSSIPWQAMSEDFDIVRDYIAQAIDGFEDFNQRIRETERGFHLYHSARHRVWNTDSGKAQFEVPQYPITYVATQMTETTLAFHHDKKPNDKTNNARNNEQKIWQLTSVRSHDQFNTMIFGFEDRYRQTNRRDVLFMHPDEMTRLGWQAGDRVIVSRHASSNGSNSIEGTVQPRTLGPLVLTDMDIAANAVATYYPECNDLFDLDTHAPDSHIPAYKSTTVVLQRVEANAGTTDHA comes from the coding sequence ATGCGCAAAATTCCTGTCTACTCCCACCCTGCTGCCGGTTGGCCTGCGCTGATTTCCTCTACTCGTAAGCTGATGGATTATCAGACTTTTTTACGGGGTAGCATAAGTGTGCTAAAAAGCAATCAGCCTCATGGAGGATTTGACTGCCCAGGCTGCGCTTGGCCAGATCATAAGTCACATAAAGCCATTGATGTCTGTGAAAACGGCATCAAAGTCATCGCCAGCGAGACCATGACTAAAAAAGCCGATGCGCAGTTTTTTGCGCGACATAGCGTCACCGAATTACAAGGCTGGTCGGGCTATGAGCTTGAGCATAGTGGTCGTTTGTCAGAGCCTGTATATTATGATGCTGCGCAAGACCGCTACTTACCAATCTCTTGGGAAGCCGCTTATACATGTATCGCTGAGCAGTTGGGACAGCTTGATTCGCCAGATGAGGCGCTATTTTATACCTCTGGCCGTGTTACTAACGAGCCCGCCTTTATGTATCAACTGTTTGTGCGCTGTTTTGGCACCAATAATTTGCCAGATTGCTCCAATATGTGTCACGAACCAACGTCGGTAATGCTCGGTAGACAGTTAGGTATTGGCAAAGCGACCGTGAAATTGGAAGACTTTGAGCAAGCCAAACTGATATTGATGTTTGGACAAAATCCTGCGACCAATCACCCACGAATGCTGGAGATGCTCGCCCATGCTCACGAGCAAGGCTGTCGAATCCTCTCAATCAACCCTATGCGCGAACAAGGCTTACGTAAATTTAGAAATCCGCAAAAGCCCACGCATATGGCAGCTGGTCAAAGTGATGAGATGGTCGATGAGGTCATTCAAATTCAGATCGGCGGCGATGCAGCACTATTAACCGGTATCGCTAAGTGGCTGACTAAAAACAATAAAATCAATCACAGCTTTATCGATGAGCATACCTCAGGATATGAGGCACTCGACGCGTGGCTGCGCCAACAATCATGGCCGGATGTGGAACGCGGGTCTGGTATCAGTAAAGAGGAAATCATTAATATAGCAAAACTGGTAGTGGCGAGTCCTGCGACCATTTGCACCTGGGGTATGGGCATCACTCAGCACGTCCAAGGCGATGACAATGTAGCGATGATTACCAACCTATTATTATTGATGGGGATGATTGGTATTGATGGCGCAGGCGCGTCTCCCGTTCGTGGTCACTCTAACGTACAGGGCGACCGTACTATGGGCATCCATGAGCGCCCTGCACAAAAGCTACTAGACAGCCTTGAGCGTGTGTTTGAACGTCCGATGCCACAAGAAAATGGCTTTGATGTGGTCTCTGGTGCGAAAGCATTGATTGCCGGTAAGCTAAAAGTCTTTATGAGTATGGGCGGTAATTATGCCGTGGCAGCACCTGATAACAGTGCAATTCAGCAAGCTTTGACCACCAGTCAGCTCAATATTTTTGTCGGTACTAAACTTAATGAAACTATGCTGTATCCGGGCGCGAACAATCTTATTTTACCTTGCTTAGGTCGTACCGAACGTATTATTACTGCCAAAGGTGAGCAATTTGCCACTATCGAAGATTCCATGTGTCAGATTGTACCCACTCGAGGCAATCTGAAACCTGTCAGCGGTACGTTGAAGTCTGAAGCACAAATTGTGGCAGATATCGCCACTTATGTGCTTGGTGCTGATTCGTCCATTCCTTGGCAAGCAATGAGTGAAGACTTTGACATCGTTCGTGATTATATCGCCCAAGCGATTGACGGTTTTGAAGACTTTAATCAGCGTATTCGCGAAACCGAGCGTGGCTTTCATTTGTACCATTCTGCGCGTCATCGTGTGTGGAATACTGACAGTGGCAAAGCGCAATTTGAAGTACCACAATACCCTATCACCTACGTCGCAACACAAATGACAGAGACCACCTTAGCCTTTCACCATGACAAAAAACCTAATGATAAGACTAATAATGCGCGAAACAATGAACAAAAAATTTGGCAATTGACCAGTGTCCGTAGCCATGATCAATTTAATACCATGATTTTCGGATTTGAAGATCGCTATCGCCAAACCAATCGCCGTGATGTGTTGTTTATGCACCCAGATGAAATGACTCGTTTGGGTTGGCAAGCAGGTGATAGAGTAATAGTATCCCGCCATGCCAGCTCAAATGGTTCAAATAGCATAGAAGGTACCGTTCAGCCACGCACGCTAGGGCCGTTAGTATTGACTGATATGGATATCGCCGCTAACGCTGTCGCAACTTATTATCCTGAATGTAATGATTTATTTGATTTAGACACGCATGCACCAGACTCTCACATACCAGCGTATAAATCGACGACCGTTGTTTTGCAACGCGTTGAAGCAAATGCTGGTACGACCGATCACGCATAG
- a CDS encoding c-type cytochrome: MKKSPLNLPTIASVISQKINMSNLTTAILTASAFSVAAISSGCSQPEPIEQNAPEYGLVTADDANEDIGTYVLPQDTAILDEPNADEIFYGKRLLNETKRLLPEHVGAQMNCNSCHISQGKIPLGDPYINSYNFYPRVMPRSGKEIDLTKRINGCFQRSMNGKPLKPESPEMLAMLAYMKWLSQNTPKEQKVDIQNAGKVDESLIPDPVRGEQIYKAQCATCHGDNGEGLKDSRGDIVFPPLWGDESFNIGAGMARTYKAAAFVKYNMPMGIQTKGLWGHGNVLSDQDAVDVAHFFTHQPRPDFAGKVNDWPNGKKPKDARY; encoded by the coding sequence ATGAAAAAATCTCCACTCAACTTGCCTACTATTGCTAGCGTTATCTCTCAAAAAATCAATATGAGCAACCTAACCACCGCTATCCTTACTGCTTCAGCGTTTAGTGTCGCTGCTATCAGTAGTGGTTGCTCGCAGCCCGAGCCTATCGAGCAGAATGCGCCTGAGTACGGCTTAGTCACTGCTGATGATGCCAACGAAGATATCGGCACTTATGTGCTGCCGCAAGATACGGCTATCTTGGATGAACCAAATGCTGATGAGATATTTTATGGTAAACGCTTATTAAACGAAACCAAGCGCTTACTCCCAGAGCACGTTGGCGCGCAAATGAACTGTAACAGTTGCCATATCTCACAAGGTAAAATTCCACTTGGCGACCCGTACATCAATAGTTATAACTTCTATCCGCGCGTGATGCCACGATCTGGTAAGGAAATTGATTTAACCAAACGTATTAATGGCTGCTTCCAGCGCTCAATGAATGGCAAACCGTTAAAACCTGAGTCACCTGAAATGCTGGCAATGTTGGCTTATATGAAGTGGCTATCGCAAAATACCCCAAAAGAGCAAAAAGTCGATATCCAAAATGCAGGTAAAGTGGATGAATCACTAATCCCAGATCCTGTCCGCGGCGAACAAATTTATAAAGCTCAATGTGCAACTTGTCATGGTGATAATGGCGAAGGCCTCAAAGACAGTCGCGGCGATATCGTCTTCCCACCACTATGGGGCGATGAGTCCTTTAATATAGGTGCTGGTATGGCGCGTACTTATAAGGCGGCGGCCTTTGTAAAATACAACATGCCGATGGGTATTCAGACCAAAGGCTTATGGGGTCACGGAAATGTGCTGAGCGATCAAGATGCCGTCGATGTAGCGCACTTCTTTACTCATCAGCCGCGACCTGACTTTGCTGGTAAGGTCAATGATTGGCCAAATGGTAAAAAACCTAAAGACGCGCGTTACTGA
- a CDS encoding cytochrome c, with the protein MKKWPLIIIIAAIIGLVVAFIIGQLLPNMRTSSSDIEVNITDPALIKQGEYIARTADCVACHTTLDGETYAGGLPMLTPLGAIYSTNITPDQETGIGNYSFDDFKNAVKHGVRSDNKALYPAMPYPSYQLMPDEDLAAMYAFFMSDVKAVKQANLKSELPPIANWRWPLAYWQVLFDRKRNFVPETDDALLTRGQYLIEGPGHCGSCHTGRGIGFQEIALSNADSNKYLSGAIIDGWRAKSIRGEHRGLGTWTVAELNDFFKTGRTDTTAAFGAMAEVVEHSTQYMTDYDINAMSSYLKTLTPAPNKEATLPAKKDLTTQKLLDGDYDSRGSILYAEYCQICHRVDGKGVARIFPALDGNSAVYSNNADSVLQITLSGGRMPETPHDRMAFTMPEFSNLSDADVAEVVNYVRNSWTNQAPEIDVDDVVKMRAFLAKKPKTSTDIAPDLSIDAQTKGAE; encoded by the coding sequence ATGAAAAAATGGCCACTGATTATAATAATAGCAGCCATCATCGGGCTGGTGGTTGCCTTTATTATTGGGCAATTACTGCCAAATATGCGCACCAGCAGTAGCGATATCGAGGTAAATATCACTGATCCTGCTCTCATCAAGCAGGGCGAATATATCGCGCGCACTGCTGACTGTGTCGCGTGTCATACCACGCTCGATGGCGAGACTTATGCGGGCGGTCTGCCTATGCTAACGCCACTTGGAGCAATTTATTCGACCAATATCACACCCGATCAAGAAACTGGCATCGGCAACTATAGTTTCGACGACTTTAAAAACGCTGTTAAGCATGGGGTACGCAGTGACAATAAAGCCTTATACCCTGCTATGCCGTACCCCTCTTACCAACTCATGCCAGACGAAGACTTAGCCGCGATGTACGCTTTCTTTATGTCCGATGTCAAAGCCGTCAAGCAAGCCAATCTAAAAAGCGAGCTACCTCCGATAGCAAACTGGCGCTGGCCTTTGGCATACTGGCAGGTCTTATTTGATCGCAAGCGTAACTTTGTCCCTGAGACAGACGACGCACTATTGACTCGTGGTCAATACTTAATCGAAGGTCCTGGGCACTGCGGCTCTTGTCACACTGGGCGCGGTATTGGCTTTCAAGAAATCGCTCTAAGTAATGCAGATTCTAACAAGTATTTGAGCGGTGCCATCATCGATGGTTGGCGCGCCAAAAGTATCCGCGGTGAGCATCGCGGACTTGGCACTTGGACGGTTGCAGAATTAAATGACTTCTTCAAAACTGGGCGTACTGATACCACGGCTGCCTTTGGTGCCATGGCCGAAGTGGTTGAGCATAGTACCCAGTATATGACCGACTACGACATCAACGCCATGTCATCCTATCTTAAAACATTAACGCCAGCACCAAACAAAGAAGCCACACTGCCAGCGAAAAAAGACCTCACCACACAAAAATTACTAGATGGTGACTATGATTCGCGTGGTTCGATTTTGTACGCCGAATATTGCCAAATTTGTCACCGTGTCGATGGTAAAGGAGTCGCGCGTATTTTCCCAGCGCTTGATGGCAATAGTGCGGTTTATTCTAACAATGCCGATTCGGTCTTACAGATTACCTTAAGCGGTGGTCGTATGCCTGAAACCCCACATGACCGTATGGCGTTTACTATGCCTGAATTCAGCAATCTTAGCGATGCAGATGTGGCAGAAGTGGTCAATTATGTCCGCAATAGCTGGACCAACCAAGCGCCTGAAATCGATGTCGATGACGTGGTAAAAATGCGGGCTTTCCTCGCTAAAAAACCAAAAACCAGTACGGATATTGCCCCCGACTTAAGTATTGATGCGCAAACAAAAGGAGCAGAATAA
- a CDS encoding ABC transporter permease encodes MSLIAFFGALESGLIYGLVALGVLISFRTLDFPDLTADGSFPLGGAVAGISIIAGVNPWLACAFGMLAGSVAGIVTAWLHVKLGILQLLASILVMVALYSINLRIMGAPNLPLLGETTVFSTLVTDGNGYWMRCLIIGVVVIAAMLFLNWFYSTETGLSMRATGSNLRMAQAQGINTSWMTIIGMAISNGLIALAGALFVQTQGGADISIGIGTIVIGLAAVIIGETIIPAKRIWLITFAVVVGAVLYKLFIQVALSSDTLRSIGFGPQDLNLITALLVVFALVLPKAKNKFLSRKVRA; translated from the coding sequence ATGTCTTTAATTGCTTTTTTTGGTGCACTTGAAAGCGGTCTGATTTATGGCCTAGTAGCACTTGGTGTGCTGATCTCATTTCGCACCCTCGACTTCCCCGACTTGACCGCTGACGGTAGTTTTCCACTAGGTGGCGCTGTCGCTGGTATTTCTATCATCGCTGGTGTCAACCCATGGCTTGCCTGTGCTTTTGGTATGTTGGCAGGTTCTGTCGCTGGTATTGTTACGGCATGGCTACACGTCAAGCTTGGCATCCTGCAACTACTTGCCAGTATCTTGGTGATGGTCGCACTATATTCTATCAATTTACGGATTATGGGTGCACCGAACTTGCCATTATTGGGTGAAACCACGGTCTTTAGCACCTTGGTCACGGATGGCAACGGCTATTGGATGCGCTGTCTAATTATTGGTGTCGTGGTGATAGCTGCCATGTTATTTTTAAACTGGTTCTATAGCACCGAAACGGGTCTTTCGATGCGGGCGACTGGCTCAAACCTCCGCATGGCACAGGCGCAAGGCATCAATACCTCATGGATGACCATCATCGGTATGGCGATTTCTAACGGTTTGATTGCTCTAGCAGGTGCATTGTTTGTGCAGACCCAAGGTGGCGCAGATATCTCGATTGGTATTGGTACCATTGTCATCGGTTTAGCAGCGGTCATCATTGGTGAAACCATCATTCCTGCCAAGCGTATTTGGCTGATTACCTTTGCCGTGGTCGTCGGTGCGGTGCTATACAAGCTATTTATTCAGGTGGCGCTATCGAGCGATACGCTCCGTAGTATTGGTTTTGGTCCGCAAGATTTAAACTTGATTACAGCGCTACTCGTCGTATTTGCCTTGGTCTTGCCAAAAGCTAAAAATAAATTTTTAAGTCGTAAAGTTCGGGCTTAA